In Sphingobacterium thalpophilum, a genomic segment contains:
- a CDS encoding nuclear transport factor 2 family protein, translated as MKTLVKTFAAAALIAVSTFAMAAEGPGAKATKTNVNLSTADFALEHYVAVTTKGESAGVEQLFAEDFNQKIQASNAQSNSRSEVVKSLKKQKGEKLNCTVSTAIIEESADYMVAKVTLKFENFTKTDLVTLERVGNDWKVSKSINSYK; from the coding sequence ATGAAAACGCTAGTAAAAACATTCGCAGCAGCAGCCCTAATCGCAGTATCTACATTCGCTATGGCAGCTGAAGGGCCAGGAGCAAAAGCAACAAAAACAAACGTTAACCTTTCTACAGCAGATTTCGCTTTAGAGCACTATGTTGCGGTAACCACAAAGGGCGAATCAGCAGGGGTGGAACAGTTATTCGCCGAAGATTTTAATCAAAAGATCCAAGCTTCCAATGCGCAGTCTAACAGCCGTAGCGAAGTGGTTAAATCCTTGAAAAAGCAAAAAGGCGAAAAGCTAAACTGTACAGTAAGCACAGCTATCATCGAGGAATCGGCAGACTATATGGTGGCTAAAGTAACGTTGAAATTTGAAAACTTCACCAAAACAGATTTAGTTACCTTGGAGCGTGTGGGCAATGACTGGAAGGTATCCAAATCGATCAATTCGTATAAATAG
- a CDS encoding metal-sulfur cluster assembly factor: MKIDLTKPEASDQLKAVQVLMLVMDPELGINIVDMGLIYDINLTDPSRIVVTMTLSSSYCPMGDSIVHGVEKTLQQQFPQRAIIIELVWDPIWTPDRISEEGKSLLERE; encoded by the coding sequence ATGAAAATTGATCTAACAAAACCGGAGGCTTCCGATCAGTTAAAAGCTGTTCAGGTATTGATGCTTGTGATGGATCCCGAATTGGGGATCAACATCGTAGATATGGGCTTAATTTATGATATTAATTTAACCGATCCCAGTCGTATTGTTGTTACCATGACGTTATCTTCATCCTATTGCCCGATGGGCGACTCTATCGTTCATGGCGTTGAAAAAACATTGCAACAGCAATTTCCACAGCGGGCAATAATTATCGAGCTCGTTTGGGATCCTATTTGGACTCCCGATCGGATCAGCGAAGAGGGAAAGAGCCTATTGGAACGAGAATGA